The Syntrophorhabdus sp. genomic interval GAGCCTTCCCTGGAGGTTGTCATCGACAACACCGACAGCGCAACGTCGCGCACCGGCTACTGGTCAGCATCAGGCGCGACAGGCTGCTACGGAACCAACTCGGTCTGGTCCCGCGACGGGGCGACCTTCACGTGGCAGTTCACACCGACGGTGTCGGGTATCTACGATGTCGCCATGTGGTGGACCACGACCTCGACGAGAGGCGCGGCCATCCCCGTCGTGATCGATCACGCCGACGGATCGCAGACGGTCACCGTCAATCAGCTCGAGAACGCGGGTCAGTGGAACGCGCTGGCCGATTCCCTGGTGTTTCTATCCGGCGTGACCTACAACATCACTGTGACCTCCCGCCCGTACCCGGCGAGCACCTGTGCCGACGCGCTGAAGTTCACTCTCAAGAAGACCATGCCCACGGCTTACATAGACTCCATCTCCCCGAGTCCGGCCAGGCTCGGCGGGGCTGTCACCCTGACCGGACACGGCGACGGCACGCTTACCGCGTACGAATGGTCTTCCTCCATTGACGGTGTCATAGGGTCCGGGTCTTCGGTGACGCTTTCCACTCTCAGCGCCGGGGCGCATACCATCACGTTCAAGGTCAGGGGCAAGAATGGTGTCTGGTCGCGGCCTGTCCTTCAGGACCTCAATGTCGTGGTCATCATCGACAACACCGATGCCGCGACATCGAAGACCGGAGCCTGGTCCACATCCACCGCAACGGGCTACTACGGCACGGACTCCGTGTGGTCCCGCGACGGGGCGACCTTCACCTGGTCGTTCACTCCCCCTTCAGCAGGTTACTATGACGTTTCCATGTGGTGGACCACATCGTCGACGCGGAGCTCGTCGGTACCCGTTGCGATCAACTATGCCGGGGGGCCGAAAACGGTCACCGTCAATCAGCTCGAGAACGCGGGGCAGTGGAACAGTCTCGGCGTCTATGAATTTGCCGCCGGCGTGACCTACAACATAACGATCACCTCCCAGGCAAGTCCCTCGAGCACCTGCGCCGATGCCGTCAGCCTTCTCAAGACCGGGCCGACCGTCCCCGCGGGGGGCTTTTCCGCCGACGTGGTCGAGGGGAATGCAGGCATGACCGTGCAGTTCACCGACGAGAGCCTCGGAATGGTATCGTCGTGGCTCTGGAGTTTCGGCGACGGCACGACGAGCACGGAGCGGAACCCCTTTCACGTCTACGCGAGCGCTGGCTACTACACGGTTTCGCTCACGGTATCCAACCCGGCGGGTTCCTATACGAAGACAATGTCCCAGTATATCCACACGGTCCCGGTCGAGGAGAACATTTATCTCGTCGACGGGTACGCCAAGGACGCCGTCTTTGCGAACAACGCGAAGATAATCCTCGCGAACCTGGGGGCGACCCAGGTCGGCGATGCCTGGGTGTACAGCAACGCCTCCGTGGGGAGGACCTTCACCACCCGCTTCATAACCACACCCTCGGCTTTCATGTCGGCATTGAAAGAGAAGGACGCGCACATCATCTTCAATGGTCACTCCAATTTCGGCCTTGGCGGATCCTTCGCACAGGGCAACGAGGTCTATGTGCAGCAGATGGACGACGTCTACTACATAGACGATGACCGATTCACACACACCTCAACCCCCATGGTATCGGTGAAGATCGACGGCGTCCAGTACGGTCAGGCGTATCCCAACTGGCTGCCCGTCTTCAAGGACGGGACGAGCGGCATCATGCCCTACACCTTCTCCGAGGGGATTCCCCCGTACAACTACTACCTGACGTACAAGATCGACGGAGATCCCACTCTCTACAAGATCGAGCTCTCCGACGGGAGCTACCTGGAGAGGTTCCCCGATTCCGGTGTGACCGCCTGGTACTCCGCCGATGGTCTCGCGCCCGACCCCACTCTCAATCCCGGGTACTTCATCACCAACAATGCCACGGACTACAACCGGTGCGATCTTGTCGGCACCTGGCCGGTCGCGAAGGAGAGCGATCAGACGAAGATCGAGTACATGGGCTACAATTACCAGTACCATGCCGCCGGCACGGGCGAGAACTCGGCGACGTGGACCATCGTGGTGAAGACCGCCGGATTCTACAAGGTCTCGGCCTCATGGCAGTCGGGCAGCGGCAACGCCTCGAACGCTGTCTACAGGGTGCAGCATTACGGCGGTTATACGGACGTCGAGGTCGACCAGACCGCGGCGGCACCGTCAGGCGGGTACACCCTGGGGTCCTTCTATTTCGGCAAGGGCAGCTACACGGTCCAGCTGACGGACAACGCGAACGGAAGAGTGATCGCCGATGCCGTAATGTTCACCTCCCTTACGGGTCTCACCAACATGCTTCAGGCCGAGTTCGGCGTCAGCGCCATAACGGGTTCGGCGCCTCTCACGGTTGATCTTACGGATTACAGCCAGGAATCTTCCAGCGCCGGCGCGAACATCACGGCCTGGTTCTGGGATTTCGGCGACGGCACGACAAGCACCGCGCGCAGCCCCCAGCATATCTACACGAGCCCGGGCATATACACGGTGAGTCTCACGGTCACCGATACGGTGGGGGCACAGGACACGGAGATCAAGACGGGCCTCATCGCGGTGGACCGGACGGCCACCCTGAGCGCCCAGTTCGCGGCAAAGAACCGCATCGTCACCGGCTGGACACCGCTCGAATTCATCGACCAGAGCTCGGGGAACCCCACGAGCTGGTTCTGGGACTTCGGTGACGGCACGACGAGCACTCAGCAGAATCCCATCCACTCCTTCCTGACGGCGGGCATGTACCCGGTGACGCTCACGGTCACGTCCGCCAACGGCAGCAGCGCAAAGACGAAATCCGACTATGTCCAGAGCTTCTCCATAGACGCCATCGTCATGGCGGACAACGTGTACCGCTACAAGCCCCACTTTTCGGGTTTCGGCGGCTTCTACGACAAGACCATCCTGTATGGCAACACCGGGGTGAGTGCGAGCGACCTCAAGTACGCCCGCCTGTTCTACGGTTCCTGCAACTCCTGCAACTACTACGCGGGGACCTTCCACCGCGGCATGCTGATCTGCACGACGAGCGATACGGACCTCTACACGGCACTCAACTACTTCCAGGATTACTTGAGCGGGATGACCGACGATGCGATCCTGACGCATCTCAACACGATCCAGAATACCCACGAGATGATCAACTTCAGCCTCAAGCCGCCCTCGCTAAGATGATAGACATACTGAGGTCCATCCATCACTACTCGTCCCATTTCGCACAGTTCCCGGGGCTTCTCCGGGGGATCGCGCGGCCCCGTAACGGCGGCGCCCCCCCGGGGAAATCCCGGTCCGCCATCGTTCTCGATCACCTGTACCTCTTTTTCGTCCTCAAGGTCATGCCCGTGAACTATCACCTTTTCCAGTTCCAATCAAGGAGCCGGAAGGATTTCAGGGAATACATGGATGAGACCGTCGCGCCGCTTCTGAAGCACAGGTTCTACAAAAGCCTGTGGAACGACAGCTACAGTTCCCTCGTGAACGATAAGCACCTATTCCACTGTCTCTGCCGGTATCACGGGATACCCGTTCCCGAACTCCATGGCATGTGCACCGGCGGGTTGCCCGGTGGCGACGACTCGTGCCTCGCGAAGATCATGGATGAAAAGGGAATTGACACAGCGATCCTGAAACCCCGGCACGGTGTGCAGGGGAAAGGTATCTACTTTGCCCGCCGCAACGGCCGGGAGATAGAGTTAAGACCCGCGTCACGTCCGGAAGGTCACCCCCGGGCCGCCGCGGACCTCCCGGAAGGAGAATTCATCATCCAGGAAGTGATCAGGCAGCACCCGCATTTGGAAAGCATGAACCCCTTTTCCCTGAACACGATACGCGTTATCACCCTTCTGACCCGCGAGGGCGGAGTGGAGTTCCTCGCTGCGATGCTGAGGACGAGCTCTGACAGGACGGCAGTGGACAATTTCTCTCTGGGAGGGGTGGTGGTGGGGGTTGACCTCGAGACGGGCAGGCTGAAAGACAGGGGTTTTCAAAAGACCTCGCCGGCGGAGGAATTGAAAAGACATCCCCTCACGGGTGTCGTCTTCGAGGGCTTTGAGGTCCCTTACTGGAAAGAGGTCAAGGAGACGGCGGCACAGGCCCAGAAGGTCTTCAGCGAGCTCAAGGCCATCGGGTGGGACCTCGCGGTCTGCCCTGCCGGCCCGGTGGTGATCGAGGGGAACATAGAGTGGGGAACCACGGGTATCCAGGCCACGAACGGAGGGCTTCTGACGCCGAGGAACAGGTCACTCTTCGCCCGGTACGGCCTTACCTTCTACGAGTAGACGGGAGGCCGGGACAGACACATGGCGGGTTTCTTGCCAAAGATCAGGCGGCACATGTTCTCACTGACGACAATGGTACTCTACGAGAGGTCGATGCGGGATGTCGCCTCCCTCTGTGTCAGGTCAGCGGGAGGTCTCCTCTTCAGGGAACTAACCCCGCGTGACCGCGCGGCCTTCGAGCGGGGTCTGGCCCTCCAGGGAACGCGGGAGACCACCTTTCAGCCGGCCTTCGGCATGAAGGACGTCGACGACCGCCTGCGCAGCGGAGAGCGTTGCTTCGTCTGCGAGGACGGGGACCGGATCGCCGGGTACATATGGTTCAGCACCGTCGACAAGCACATCAGGGAGATCGATGCGACGCTGCGATTGAAAGACGGTGACGTGTATGCTTACAACGCCTATGTGGACCAGGAATACAGGGGCGGAAATATTACCCCGTCCATCCTGGCGGAGGCGGGCAGGGTGTTGCTTCGGGGGGGTTCCAGAAGGCTCCTTCTGGTTACGATGAACTGGAACGAGAATACGCACAGAACGTTGAGAAAGGCGGACTTCCTGCGCGACGGGAACCTCAGGGCCGGATATTTCGCCACTTTCAGGTTCTTCGTGAATTCCTGCAGGAATGTCAACGTTTCGCGGAACGCGGGCCCTTTCGAATTCTACGGAAAGCTCTTCAGGAAGGTCGCGGCGGCCCTCTCGAGGGGAACCGCAGCGCGTGGAAGGATGGTGTGAGCGATGATCGATTGTATCTTCACAGGTGATGTGATGCCCGGCGCGAAGGTGGTGACCGCCTCTCCCGACCCGGGGCTCTCCGGGCAGTTCAGGGGGGCCGACCTGGTCGTCGGTAACCTGGAATGTCCCGTTGTCTTGGAGCCGCCCGCGGCCATGGACACGAGGAAGATCCCCCTGTGGTCGGACGCGTCGAACCTCCGTATCCTCACGGACTTTGGTTTCACCCATGTGAGCCTCAACAACAACCATATCTTCGACCTCTTTGAGGAGGGCCTCGATGAAACGCGGGGTCTTCTCGACAACGCGGGGATCGGAGCCTTCGGCATCGACCACGGGGCGCTGTCCCAGTATCGCCGCGTGACCGCGAAGGGTATCACCCTGGGGATGGCGGCGGTCAACTGGGTGGAAACGCAGTTCTGCGGCCACCTTTCCAGGGACCTCCGCGATCTTGATGTGGGTTCCCTGAAGAAGGACTGCGATTTTCTCATCATGTTCCTCCACTGGGGTGATGACCACAACATCTTCATCAACGCTGACCAGCAGGAGGCGGCAAGGAGGCTCATCGACCAGGGCGCCGACCTCATCATCGGGCACCACCCTCACGTGACGCAGGGCTACGAGGTCTATAAGGGGAAACACATATTCTACTCCCTGGGGAACTTTATCTTCACGCCCCGGGAGGAGTACGCGAGCTTGCCCTACAGTATACGCTACGAGGACTGCAGGGAGAACGTTCTCTTCCAGCGTCCCGAGTGCAAGATCGGCATGTACGTGAGGGTGGTCTTCGACAGGACGGGCTACGAGGTCGCCGGAGTGTATCCCGTGTACCGCGAGGAAACACTGCCGGCTGAGCTGCCCGCGTCTCTCGCATCTTTTTTTGACGATATGCTCAAGCGGATGAACGGCCAGGTGAGAGAGTCGGCGTATGAACTCAACGAGGCGGGCAGGAGGATGATCCTTGCCCGGTACACCCTCCCTCTTATTCTGACGCATCCCCTGTACTGGCCCGTTTTCTTCAGAAAGCTCAGCGTGGGGAAGGCCATGCGCTTCGTAAGGCAAGGGAGGATGGGAAAGCTATGGAAAAGGTGATCGTTCTGACGGCGCGCGAACTGGGGTACCAGGTCGTGAAGGCCCTCGCAGCGGAGGGTATCGGAAGCATCGTGATCTACGGGCATGAGCCCGACGAGATCGCCCAGTTCTCGAAGCACGTCATAGAGACCCACGAGATACCCGGCTACTTTGACAGGCAGGGCGTCCTGACCGACTTCCTCCTCGACAGGAAGGATGAATGGAAGGGAACACTCATAATCCCCACCGACGACTACGGGGTCAAATTCCTCGCCGCCAACAGGGACAGGTTGTCGGCCCACTACGTCATCCCCACCCCCGACCTCGATGTCGTGAACACCGTCGTGGATAAAAAGTCGCTCTACGCCGTCGCCCGGCACATCGGCATCGGGGTGCCGGCCATCCATTCGCCGGGGTCGATGGAGGAGCTCCGCTCGCTGGAGGGCATTCTCACGTTCCCCTGTCTCCTGAAGCCGGGGCTCGCGCACCTGTTCATACGGGAATTCGGCGTCAAGATGTTCGAGGTCCACAGTTTCACCGACCTTACGAGGCGTTACAGGGAACTGACGAAGGACTTCACGTCCGACAGGTTCGAACTGATGATATGTGACATAATCCCCGGTCCCGACAGCAGGCAGATGATTCAGTACGTTTCCTACATGGACAGAGCAGGAGAGGTGCTTGCCTCCATGACGTCGAGAAAGCTCAGGCAGGACCCGCCGCGGTACGGGCAGGGGAGGGTGGCGATAAGCCAGAGGGTCGACGGCGTGGATGGGATAAGCCTGAGGCTTCTCAGGGAACTCGGCTACCACGGGTTTTCCGAGATAGAGTGGAAATATGACCCCCGCGACGGGACGTACAAGCTCATAGAGATCAATCCCCGGTTCATATTCTACACGGGACTGTGCGTCGCCTGCGGCATCAATTTCCCGTACATCCAGTACGCGGACCTCGTTCTCGACAGGAAGATCAGGATCAGCTCCTTCAGGGAGAACGTCTACTGGATCCACGAATACGCGGACGCCCTCCACACTGTGCTGAACCACCGGTTGGAGGACCTGTCGCTCAGGGATTACGTGAGACCCTACCTGGGGAAGAAGTGTTTCGCCATATTCGATCCGAGGGACTGCAGACCCTTCTTCGAACAGTGGAAGCAGCACGCGGGCAATGTGATCAGGAGGTGGAGGAACACAAAGACCTCCCCGTTCGGAATAAACGGGGTGTCGCCATGATGAACGTTCTCGGGATCATCGCCTGGAAGGAGGCAGCATGTGTGGCATCACCGGTATTCTGAACCTTAACGGCGGGACGCCGCCGGAGCCGGCCCGGCTCATAAGGGCGAACGACGCCCTCTTGCACAGAGGGCCCGATGATTCGGGGGCTTTCACCGACGGGCAGGTGGGGCTGGCGATGCGCCGCCTGAGCATCATAGATGTCGCACGTGGGCATCAACCCCTGTCCAACGAGAATGGCGCCATATCCATCGTCTTCAATGGCGAGATATACAACCACCTGCAGTTGCGAGAAGAGCTCATAGGGCGCGGGCACAGGATGAGGACGAGGTCGGACACGGAGACGGTCGTTCACGCGTACGAACAGTGGGGTATGGAAGGCTGCCTCTCGAGATTGCGGGGGATGTTCGCCTTCGCCATCTGGGACAGCTCCGAGCGCGCTCTCTTCCTGTGCAGGGACCGCATGGGGATCAAGC includes:
- a CDS encoding CapA family protein; protein product: MIDCIFTGDVMPGAKVVTASPDPGLSGQFRGADLVVGNLECPVVLEPPAAMDTRKIPLWSDASNLRILTDFGFTHVSLNNNHIFDLFEEGLDETRGLLDNAGIGAFGIDHGALSQYRRVTAKGITLGMAAVNWVETQFCGHLSRDLRDLDVGSLKKDCDFLIMFLHWGDDHNIFINADQQEAARRLIDQGADLIIGHHPHVTQGYEVYKGKHIFYSLGNFIFTPREEYASLPYSIRYEDCRENVLFQRPECKIGMYVRVVFDRTGYEVAGVYPVYREETLPAELPASLASFFDDMLKRMNGQVRESAYELNEAGRRMILARYTLPLILTHPLYWPVFFRKLSVGKAMRFVRQGRMGKLWKR
- a CDS encoding GNAT family N-acetyltransferase is translated as MAGFLPKIRRHMFSLTTMVLYERSMRDVASLCVRSAGGLLFRELTPRDRAAFERGLALQGTRETTFQPAFGMKDVDDRLRSGERCFVCEDGDRIAGYIWFSTVDKHIREIDATLRLKDGDVYAYNAYVDQEYRGGNITPSILAEAGRVLLRGGSRRLLLVTMNWNENTHRTLRKADFLRDGNLRAGYFATFRFFVNSCRNVNVSRNAGPFEFYGKLFRKVAAALSRGTAARGRMV
- a CDS encoding PKD domain-containing protein — its product is EPSLEVVIDNTDSATSRTGYWSASGATGCYGTNSVWSRDGATFTWQFTPTVSGIYDVAMWWTTTSTRGAAIPVVIDHADGSQTVTVNQLENAGQWNALADSLVFLSGVTYNITVTSRPYPASTCADALKFTLKKTMPTAYIDSISPSPARLGGAVTLTGHGDGTLTAYEWSSSIDGVIGSGSSVTLSTLSAGAHTITFKVRGKNGVWSRPVLQDLNVVVIIDNTDAATSKTGAWSTSTATGYYGTDSVWSRDGATFTWSFTPPSAGYYDVSMWWTTSSTRSSSVPVAINYAGGPKTVTVNQLENAGQWNSLGVYEFAAGVTYNITITSQASPSSTCADAVSLLKTGPTVPAGGFSADVVEGNAGMTVQFTDESLGMVSSWLWSFGDGTTSTERNPFHVYASAGYYTVSLTVSNPAGSYTKTMSQYIHTVPVEENIYLVDGYAKDAVFANNAKIILANLGATQVGDAWVYSNASVGRTFTTRFITTPSAFMSALKEKDAHIIFNGHSNFGLGGSFAQGNEVYVQQMDDVYYIDDDRFTHTSTPMVSVKIDGVQYGQAYPNWLPVFKDGTSGIMPYTFSEGIPPYNYYLTYKIDGDPTLYKIELSDGSYLERFPDSGVTAWYSADGLAPDPTLNPGYFITNNATDYNRCDLVGTWPVAKESDQTKIEYMGYNYQYHAAGTGENSATWTIVVKTAGFYKVSASWQSGSGNASNAVYRVQHYGGYTDVEVDQTAAAPSGGYTLGSFYFGKGSYTVQLTDNANGRVIADAVMFTSLTGLTNMLQAEFGVSAITGSAPLTVDLTDYSQESSSAGANITAWFWDFGDGTTSTARSPQHIYTSPGIYTVSLTVTDTVGAQDTEIKTGLIAVDRTATLSAQFAAKNRIVTGWTPLEFIDQSSGNPTSWFWDFGDGTTSTQQNPIHSFLTAGMYPVTLTVTSANGSSAKTKSDYVQSFSIDAIVMADNVYRYKPHFSGFGGFYDKTILYGNTGVSASDLKYARLFYGSCNSCNYYAGTFHRGMLICTTSDTDLYTALNYFQDYLSGMTDDAILTHLNTIQNTHEMINFSLKPPSLR